One genomic segment of Vibrio nitrifigilis includes these proteins:
- a CDS encoding sensor domain-containing diguanylate cyclase, which produces MMIKPSDYSAVYKEALAQLKTASVEQLPELQSLIKVTADTFNCPMATLSLCDDHANNPTQIFISSVGIEEKGIDSPNSFGRYIVNNKQRLVVQDAVKDPRFKDNPYVQKEMIRSCAGFPICIDPEVVVGSLNVFDNQIREFDDNDIEQLGRLAQIVEGLLRSNLNYLQAKIAFEEVEFQRVLLARKEELFNELEKVSGVGGWEYDMESDELVWTKQTREIVGVEADFVPTLTSGFDYFAPEARDIIEETVNRAMVTDGKWSSELPFINAKGRHMWVRTTGQGIYKQGKMCRLIGSFQDVSERKFIEQKMNENERLMQSQNSELSAIVANIPNGVAVYDARGLLKYWNEQHIKVYRKESSQMKVRNSFREFLRTRYERQETADSPDELMERMYDAFDASETLRTIYYLKSGEIVEALYSQLPDRGWIITSEDITAQERSREEIEYAAHHDILTGLANRTRFNHYGDTLMSAKESGECQHLLMLIDLDLFKEVNDTYGHSAGDDVLKEVAKRLFKEVEIDDLACRFGGDEFAIILSGQNEIIKRAESVAKNIVKAIAQPFYVAEHELTIGISIGMCVIARQDSKLNEALKHADIALYAVKNAGRNGYRFYDPSMVDDRREK; this is translated from the coding sequence ATGATGATTAAACCCTCTGATTATTCTGCGGTGTATAAAGAAGCGCTGGCGCAATTAAAAACGGCTAGTGTGGAGCAGTTGCCCGAATTGCAGTCTTTGATTAAGGTCACTGCTGATACCTTCAATTGCCCAATGGCAACGTTATCTCTATGTGATGACCATGCTAATAATCCTACCCAAATTTTTATTTCCTCAGTCGGTATTGAAGAAAAGGGCATTGATAGCCCCAATTCGTTTGGTCGTTATATTGTTAACAACAAACAGCGCCTAGTGGTACAAGATGCCGTCAAAGACCCTCGCTTTAAAGATAATCCGTATGTGCAAAAAGAAATGATTCGGTCTTGTGCTGGCTTTCCTATTTGCATTGACCCGGAGGTGGTTGTCGGCTCTCTAAATGTGTTTGATAATCAAATCCGTGAGTTTGATGATAATGATATCGAACAACTAGGTCGCTTAGCTCAAATTGTTGAAGGGTTACTTCGGTCAAATCTTAATTACCTTCAAGCTAAGATTGCTTTTGAGGAAGTGGAATTTCAGCGTGTTTTGCTGGCGAGAAAAGAAGAGCTATTTAACGAGCTAGAAAAGGTGTCCGGTGTTGGTGGTTGGGAATACGACATGGAAAGCGATGAGCTGGTATGGACCAAGCAGACTCGCGAAATCGTCGGGGTTGAAGCGGATTTTGTACCAACACTCACCAGTGGTTTTGATTATTTTGCACCGGAGGCTCGTGACATTATTGAAGAAACGGTAAACCGAGCAATGGTCACTGATGGTAAGTGGTCGAGTGAACTGCCGTTTATTAATGCAAAAGGTAGACACATGTGGGTGAGAACCACAGGGCAAGGTATCTATAAACAAGGAAAAATGTGTCGTTTGATTGGCTCTTTTCAAGATGTGTCAGAGCGTAAGTTTATCGAACAGAAGATGAATGAAAACGAGCGGTTGATGCAATCACAAAATAGTGAGTTATCGGCCATTGTGGCCAATATTCCTAATGGGGTAGCGGTTTATGATGCACGTGGTTTGCTCAAGTATTGGAACGAACAACATATTAAGGTTTATCGTAAAGAGTCTTCTCAAATGAAAGTCAGAAACTCATTTCGAGAGTTTCTACGCACTCGTTACGAACGACAAGAAACGGCAGATAGTCCTGATGAACTAATGGAAAGAATGTACGACGCTTTTGATGCCAGTGAAACACTGCGCACCATCTATTACTTAAAATCGGGTGAAATCGTTGAAGCATTGTATAGCCAGTTGCCAGACCGAGGATGGATCATCACATCGGAAGATATTACGGCTCAGGAGCGCAGCCGAGAAGAAATCGAATATGCCGCACACCATGACATTTTAACGGGTTTAGCAAACCGTACCCGTTTTAATCATTATGGCGATACACTGATGTCTGCAAAAGAGTCGGGTGAGTGTCAGCATCTGCTAATGTTAATTGATTTAGACCTTTTCAAGGAAGTGAACGATACCTACGGTCACTCCGCTGGTGACGATGTACTTAAAGAAGTCGCTAAACGGCTATTTAAAGAGGTCGAGATTGACGATTTAGCCTGCCGGTTTGGGGGAGATGAATTTGCCATAATCTTGAGTGGGCAAAACGAGATTATTAAACGTGCTGAAAGTGTAGCGAAGAATATTGTCAAGGCGATTGCTCAGCCATTTTATGTGGCGGAGCACGAACTTACGATTGGTATTAGTATCGGCATGTGTGTGATTGCCAGACAAGACAGTAAGTTAAATGAAGCTCTAAAACACGCCGATATTGCTTTGTATGCAGTAAAAAATGCCGGTCGTAATGGTTATCGCTTTTATGACCCATCTATGGTTGATGATAGACGAGAAAAATAA
- a CDS encoding ABC transporter substrate-binding protein codes for MNVTSLKTRKFTKIIATSSLSVLLSLTATSAFAFKQQDKIIAGSDVTFFPYEYMKDNVPAGFDIEFLDGLAKVMGKTAVTVDTRWANLIPGLRGNRFDITNSSMYITKDRMKVIDMIPYLKSGESILSIKGSAYQPKVPEDFCGHKIGSMAGTSWLQQIQKLSKEHCVANGLKPISISEYPTDPQTTQAMLSGAVEAQITDAAVARGVVQKLGNRVVISSDSLLYPVLNGFGVKKGNDEVRTALENGLAKFKQTPEYAALLKKYNFQAPTQKDIDTLMPH; via the coding sequence ATGAACGTCACATCTCTTAAGACACGTAAATTCACCAAGATCATCGCAACAAGCAGCCTTTCGGTCTTGTTGTCTTTAACAGCCACCAGCGCATTTGCATTCAAGCAGCAGGATAAAATCATTGCGGGTTCAGATGTTACTTTCTTCCCTTATGAATATATGAAAGACAATGTTCCAGCTGGATTCGACATCGAATTTTTAGATGGATTGGCTAAAGTCATGGGCAAAACTGCCGTGACAGTGGACACACGCTGGGCAAACCTTATCCCAGGATTGCGCGGAAATCGTTTTGACATTACTAACTCATCGATGTACATCACCAAAGATCGTATGAAAGTGATTGATATGATCCCCTATTTGAAAAGTGGCGAATCGATCTTGTCAATCAAAGGCAGCGCTTATCAACCGAAAGTTCCTGAAGATTTTTGTGGTCATAAGATCGGTTCTATGGCTGGTACATCTTGGCTGCAGCAAATTCAGAAACTGTCCAAAGAGCACTGTGTCGCAAACGGTCTAAAACCTATCTCTATCAGTGAATACCCAACCGATCCACAAACCACTCAAGCCATGTTATCTGGCGCAGTAGAGGCACAAATTACTGATGCGGCAGTCGCTCGAGGTGTGGTACAAAAACTGGGCAATCGTGTGGTAATTTCATCGGATAGCCTGCTTTACCCAGTATTAAATGGATTTGGTGTGAAGAAAGGCAATGACGAAGTCCGTACAGCGTTAGAAAATGGATTGGCAAAATTCAAACAAACACCTGAATATGCGGCGTTATTAAAGAAATATAATTTCCAAGCACCGACACAAAAAGATATTGATACGTTAATGCCACATTAA
- a CDS encoding class II aldolase and adducin N-terminal domain-containing protein codes for MSLTLEEQTRIDLAATFRIIAHLGMHEAVANHFSAAVSPDGKQFLLNPKWMHFSRIKASDLLLLNADDPNNASRNDVDPTAMSIHGQIHRLLPDVRVVLHLHPVYTTAISALENPTITPIDQNTARYFNRVSVDTMYGGMADTTEEGARLAGLLKDNTRLLMGNHGVMVAGNDIGVAFDDIWTLERACQILVAARSTGQPLKVLSDEVAEKTAQDWEKITDFSKQHFEEMKQLIATIDPSFMD; via the coding sequence ATGTCACTAACGCTAGAAGAACAGACACGCATTGATCTTGCGGCTACCTTTCGCATCATCGCTCACTTAGGAATGCACGAAGCAGTTGCTAACCATTTTAGTGCTGCAGTGTCACCGGATGGTAAGCAATTTTTGCTTAATCCTAAATGGATGCACTTTTCACGAATTAAAGCCAGCGATCTATTGCTACTCAATGCCGACGACCCCAATAATGCCTCACGTAATGATGTTGACCCGACTGCAATGTCGATTCATGGTCAAATTCATCGTTTATTGCCAGATGTTCGCGTCGTCCTTCACCTTCATCCGGTATATACCACGGCTATCTCAGCGCTTGAGAATCCAACCATTACCCCTATCGATCAAAATACGGCACGTTATTTTAACCGTGTTTCCGTTGATACCATGTATGGCGGTATGGCTGATACCACTGAAGAAGGCGCGCGTTTAGCTGGGCTATTGAAAGATAATACTCGCTTGCTGATGGGTAATCATGGCGTGATGGTCGCAGGTAATGATATTGGTGTTGCGTTCGATGACATTTGGACGCTTGAGCGCGCATGCCAAATCTTAGTTGCAGCCAGATCGACTGGGCAACCTCTAAAAGTATTATCCGATGAAGTCGCAGAAAAGACCGCTCAAGATTGGGAAAAAATCACTGACTTTTCTAAACAACATTTTGAAGAAATGAAACAACTGATCGCGACCATTGATCCTTCATTTATGGATTAA
- a CDS encoding transporter substrate-binding domain-containing protein: MSFVSNTLTTVVRRTMMGGVCSFLAMTSMNALAFKTPDKLIAGSDITFYPYEYMDKGKPAGFDIEFIDGLAKTMGRTAVEVDTRWANLIPGLRGGRFDILNSAMYITPDRLKVIDMIPYLKTGESILSIKGADYQPKVAEDFCGHKIGSQAGTAWLKQMKDLSVNYCEAKGLKPISISEYPTDPQATQAMLSHAVEAQITDAAVAQGVVKKLGSRVVISSEKLLYPVLNGIGVKKGNDDVREALTAGIKKFSQTPEYKALFAKYNAQSPSAEDIKQLMPKQ, from the coding sequence ATGTCGTTTGTGTCTAATACGTTAACCACTGTCGTGCGCCGAACAATGATGGGTGGAGTGTGCTCTTTTCTGGCTATGACTTCGATGAATGCGTTGGCATTCAAAACGCCAGACAAGCTCATTGCAGGATCAGATATTACTTTTTATCCCTACGAGTATATGGATAAAGGTAAACCAGCTGGTTTTGATATCGAGTTTATTGATGGTCTTGCTAAAACGATGGGAAGAACCGCAGTTGAAGTTGATACTCGATGGGCCAATCTCATTCCGGGTTTGAGAGGTGGTCGGTTTGATATTCTCAACTCAGCCATGTACATCACGCCAGATAGACTCAAAGTCATCGACATGATTCCTTATCTAAAAACAGGTGAGTCAATTTTGTCAATTAAAGGGGCAGATTACCAGCCTAAAGTAGCGGAAGACTTTTGTGGCCATAAAATCGGTTCTCAAGCGGGTACCGCTTGGCTGAAACAGATGAAAGATCTTTCCGTCAATTACTGTGAAGCAAAAGGTTTAAAACCTATCAGTATCAGCGAATATCCAACTGACCCTCAAGCAACTCAAGCGATGTTGTCACATGCGGTAGAAGCGCAAATTACTGATGCCGCCGTTGCTCAGGGTGTGGTGAAGAAACTTGGGTCTCGTGTCGTCATTAGCTCCGAGAAATTACTCTATCCGGTTCTTAACGGCATTGGTGTGAAAAAAGGCAATGATGACGTCCGTGAAGCGCTCACGGCGGGTATCAAAAAGTTCAGTCAGACACCTGAGTACAAGGCGTTATTTGCCAAATACAATGCTCAATCTCCATCGGCAGAAGACATTAAACAACTCATGCCAAAACAGTAA
- a CDS encoding phytanoyl-CoA dioxygenase family protein, which translates to MIEQSQVEQYQKNGFLVVENVLTPEEIASLQQDFDQWVQDSRQHEQPWGETLDGRARFDIESDHSAEHPSLRRVTSPTDISDAYRNMALTSKVAKIAGQLVGSQGARLHHSKINSKLPHTATEVKWHQDFPFTPHSNDDLVTCLIMISDVTAENGPLQVIPGSHKGPLFSHWNDDQFTGVISDDVEKEHCQNPISCAGVSGSVCFMHTRLLHASSPNNTDDPRTLYICVYAAEDALPLCENPLPSQHAGTLVAGSSSGKIRCTENELRLPQKPKGASFFEQQAGTDTVSA; encoded by the coding sequence ATGATCGAGCAATCACAAGTTGAACAGTATCAAAAAAACGGATTTTTGGTTGTAGAAAATGTTCTAACCCCAGAAGAAATCGCTTCTTTACAACAAGATTTTGATCAATGGGTGCAAGATAGTCGCCAACATGAACAACCATGGGGAGAAACACTTGATGGTCGTGCACGTTTCGATATTGAAAGCGATCACAGCGCAGAGCACCCATCACTACGTCGTGTTACTTCACCAACGGATATTTCGGATGCTTATCGAAATATGGCGTTAACGTCTAAAGTAGCAAAAATCGCAGGCCAGTTGGTCGGCAGCCAAGGTGCGCGCTTACATCACAGCAAAATTAACTCTAAGCTGCCGCATACTGCAACAGAAGTAAAATGGCATCAGGATTTTCCTTTTACGCCACACAGTAATGATGACTTAGTTACTTGTCTGATCATGATCAGCGACGTCACAGCTGAAAATGGACCATTGCAAGTGATTCCAGGTAGTCATAAAGGGCCGCTATTCTCCCACTGGAATGATGATCAATTTACGGGCGTGATCAGTGACGATGTAGAAAAAGAGCATTGTCAGAATCCAATTTCATGCGCCGGCGTATCAGGTAGTGTCTGCTTTATGCATACTCGTTTACTACATGCATCAAGCCCAAATAACACCGACGATCCTCGCACCCTTTACATCTGTGTATACGCTGCAGAAGATGCGTTACCACTATGTGAAAACCCATTACCAAGTCAACATGCAGGCACTCTCGTCGCAGGCTCTTCAAGTGGCAAAATCCGTTGTACTGAAAACGAACTTCGCCTACCTCAAAAGCCTAAAGGTGCATCGTTTTTTGAACAACAAGCAGGAACTGATACCGTTTCAGCTTAA
- a CDS encoding amino acid ABC transporter permease/ATP-binding protein: MSFDWDYLFSLFHLSDFWLASWTVVKLSILSWVLSIIVGFVLALGKQSKLGILRGPAKFYIWLFRSLPLLVLLIFVYNLPQALPATSGLLTNPFWAGLIAMVLSESAYVAEIHRGGLLSIPKGQGEAAKALGIKYSGIQWLVIIPQALRVALPALANEYIAIVKLTSLVSVISLTEILMVGQRLYTQNFLVLETMAAVAVYYVLIVTVFDFLLNRLEDFLDVTKGQKDHTLPEALIQKVKSAPTPKFSPTEQIDAPALQATKLHKSYNDVEVLRAVDLSIQQGQVASVIGPSGSGKTTLIRLMNGLEQLDRGEIHLNGNPYLKYHHFGNNKSRFVEYSEHRTKIGMVFQSFNLFPHMKVLDNLMLAPRYHKMGSKEDLELQAYQLLDKVGMLEHAWKYPHQLSGGQQQRVAIARALMMRPQIMLFDEPTSALDPEKVNEVLQVIEDLASEGITMVIVTHEMNFAFKVSDRIVFMEQGRVVCDDSPEVLRQGHNPRVETFLKDVSLA, from the coding sequence ATGTCATTTGATTGGGACTACTTATTCAGCTTATTTCACTTATCTGACTTCTGGTTAGCCAGTTGGACCGTGGTGAAACTCAGTATCCTTAGCTGGGTATTGAGCATTATTGTTGGCTTTGTTTTGGCCTTAGGTAAACAGTCTAAGTTAGGCATACTAAGAGGACCAGCTAAGTTTTACATTTGGCTATTCCGCAGTTTACCTTTGCTCGTTTTGCTCATATTCGTCTACAACTTACCTCAGGCCCTCCCAGCCACAAGCGGCCTACTTACCAATCCATTTTGGGCGGGTTTAATCGCGATGGTTTTGAGCGAAAGTGCTTATGTGGCTGAAATTCATCGTGGTGGTTTACTCTCGATTCCTAAAGGGCAAGGTGAAGCAGCAAAAGCTCTGGGTATAAAATATTCCGGTATTCAATGGTTGGTGATTATCCCTCAAGCATTAAGGGTTGCCCTGCCTGCTCTCGCAAACGAATACATCGCCATCGTAAAATTAACATCGCTGGTTTCCGTTATCTCGTTAACTGAAATTTTGATGGTGGGTCAACGCCTTTATACACAGAACTTCTTGGTATTAGAGACAATGGCAGCCGTTGCGGTTTACTACGTCCTTATTGTCACCGTGTTCGACTTTTTACTAAACAGACTAGAAGACTTTTTGGATGTAACAAAAGGTCAAAAAGATCACACATTACCAGAAGCGCTCATTCAAAAGGTGAAGAGTGCCCCAACACCTAAATTCTCACCAACAGAGCAAATAGATGCACCAGCGCTCCAAGCCACAAAACTGCATAAATCATATAATGATGTGGAAGTACTACGAGCCGTGGATTTAAGCATTCAACAAGGCCAAGTTGCGTCTGTTATTGGGCCATCCGGCTCGGGTAAAACAACGTTAATTCGCTTAATGAATGGATTAGAGCAACTAGACCGTGGGGAAATTCACCTCAATGGTAACCCTTATTTGAAATACCATCATTTTGGTAATAACAAATCTCGCTTTGTGGAATACAGTGAGCATCGAACCAAAATCGGGATGGTTTTCCAAAGTTTTAACCTTTTCCCGCATATGAAAGTGCTCGATAACCTTATGCTAGCACCGCGCTACCATAAAATGGGCAGTAAAGAAGACCTAGAGCTACAAGCCTACCAACTGCTAGATAAGGTTGGCATGTTAGAACATGCCTGGAAATACCCACATCAATTATCTGGTGGTCAACAGCAACGAGTGGCGATTGCCCGCGCATTGATGATGCGTCCGCAAATTATGCTATTTGATGAGCCAACCTCGGCGCTTGATCCAGAAAAAGTCAATGAAGTCCTACAGGTTATCGAAGATTTAGCCAGCGAAGGAATCACAATGGTCATTGTGACTCATGAAATGAACTTCGCATTTAAAGTCTCAGACAGAATCGTATTTATGGAACAAGGTCGTGTCGTGTGTGATGACAGCCCAGAAGTCTTACGCCAAGGGCACAACCCGCGTGTAGAAACATTCCTGAAAGATGTTTCTCTTGCTTAA